TGGGGGAACTATTAATTTCTCGGAGAGCTTTAGCGCCTCTTTCCAATGCTTCAGCATCAAATCCAGACTTACTCGGCTCCTCAACGGCGGGTTTAGCGTCCGATTTCTCATCAGAAGACTTATCCTCCTGAGAGGTatgagaagaagagaaaggcGAGAAGCGAAAGGGATAGTCGGCGTAGGTGCGATTGGCGATCGTCGGCAATGACGCAGCAGCCGCAGCCATTGCTACGCAGGCGGATAATCTAGAGACAGCcataaattcaacaaaaatagaatCTCTGAAAATTCCGCTTGCATAAATTTCTGATAACGAAACCGCTATAATGCCACCAGAAAATAAGAGTTGTCTTGTTGATCAAGTAAGAACATGGTTAGGTTGACAGGGCTTTGATGTCTGGTGCCGAGGCTTAAACCTCCGTCTTCTTGCAGTTGCAGAGCCATGGGGGTTAAGAGACATAGGGCCAGAAATGGGTCGCCCATAGAACACcagaattagaaaaaaaaaggcccaaaagaaaatttagttccaataaaataataaataatcccattaatatatatatatatatatatatattaaatcatacaatatacatTATAAACTTCATAGGcctaagttttatttttattttaactcgagaacattaaaatcatttttaaaataatatttaaaattgaagaatttgtCATTATTTACAATATCATTTGATGTAACAATTAATGggtaaaaatttgattatgtgaattttatttttaaaaatgattaaaatattttttattaaaactaaCTTCTAGTAATATGccttaattatttacttttaattaattaattaagttagGTTGACGAGAGcatattttgaaaagtttaaagaggaGAATCAATATTAAGGGATAAACTTTGGGTATCAATAATATGCTTTTGTgccatatttttataatatggtTTTACAAATtacaatatattaatatattatattaggTGAGTtattgttaataataataataataataataataataaaattaaagtattatCTAGAACGTATTGATTCAACTAAGTATAGCTCAACTAGTAATTAAGACATTAGTAACGCGATCGATTCGGTTCGTCGCCgcaatatttgaattttaatagtAATACTAAAGATAAAAGGGTTGCTAAGCTTGGGCTGATTTTAAGCTCTTTGGTGGGAAGTTTTCAGTAACAGGGAGATGGTAAAATTATAAGACAATCTCAGATCAACAGATGTTAGTCACGCATACATCGAGTTCAGCTCCATAACTTGTACTTGTGAATTGCTGTGTGCAATGCTTTACCTTCCAGTTCATGAGGCTTTCAAGTCAAAGAGGCAAAGTTTTGATAAGAGGCCCGAACTCTCTCTATTCTGAATCACTGAGAATCCGATGGATTGTTATTCACATGCTGGTTTGGTGTCGAAGCTACTCAAGCAGATTGCGAAGGCTTGGAAGGCGGAGAGCGGGTAGCGATAATCCATTGTGAAGATGTCCGTTCCAATTTTCCCAAACTGCAATATTATcttctcttgttcttcaacCGACACGTTGAGTGCGGGATCTACATCGACCACGAGTTGAAAGTTTTTTACAGAAGCCACTGTCACACGTCCTCTGAAGTTCAAGCACCAGCATCGAAGCTGTTCATGCCATCTAGGAGCCTTGTTCTTAAGAACCAAGGATTCTCCCAAATCTTGAACCTGTGCACCCTGGATGCATGTGGAACTTGCATCTGTCTCTGGCTCCTTTCCTTTAGAAGCTGGTAGAGGAGAGCATTGGTCATCGACACAGGCCGTGAATGACGTCGGTGTCGGTGCATTTCCTCCCTGTTGAATGCAAGATACAGGGATTGAGTGCATGGCACAGTGCATTCTTCTAGGCCCTCTAGTGCGTAGAACATTAAGCTCATAAGAGATTGCCCCTATAGTGTAGTTAAAAGCTGACATTCTTGGAGAGACTTGCTTAGCATGAAATGAACGATTTGATTGATTATTCTGTTGCACTACAGGGAGAACTGGCGGTTGAGTATCATACATGGTGAACTTTGTGCCAAAGAAGTTGGACCTGCAATATTTTGTCAAATGAAATGTCGAGACATCAATACGAGGTTATCGGATAAACAACAATAGTCAATCAAGAACGAAACGCTTGCCTTAATTTGCCTACATAGGTATTGCAGGTCCAGGAAAAATCATCAGCTACCAGTGATATAACAAAATCTGTACCTGTAGCCCTTCTTACTCTCTTAGCTGCTAATAAAAGTTTATCACTTTCATTCTCCGCTGTCAATTCAATAATACTATCATTTAAGTGAAAACCATATAGAACATCATGATAGTTCGTTAATGCATTAGAAATTAAAACTGTCTTTTCCCATAAGCTGGGAGATTAAACTGGAAAGTGTAGAACACAGAACTCAGAAGGATGCATTTATAAAATGGAAATCATATTCAAATATCAACAAGATGATCAAACAAGGTGTGGTATATCAAACATGGACCATCTCATGAGCCTAACCTTGTtcttttcaaagtttattaGGAATAAGAATACAAGTAGAAAAAGGGAACGTCACCTACAAGGCACCAATCCGGAGTATAGACGATAGGTCGAAGATGCTCGGTGCCTTCTAACATAGCATTGAATTGGGGAGTCTCGAGGTCCCGGCTTCGCAAGAGAAACAATGGCAAGTGTAAGTTGAAGCATAAACTTATCAAAAGAGATCAATGAAAGTAAGCCCTTTACCTGTTTCAGTGAAATGGGAAACGTGAGCCTCCCACACTGCTCAGGAGTTTTGACAACTTCCTTCGTAATGTTTCTCCATGACTTGCACACTGAAGCACAAAACAAGACAGCAGTCCTAGCAGGCCACGAGGTTTCACTCTCTTCTACTCTTCGAATTATGTCCAAAAGCAACTCAGGAGGCAAATTTGCCCACTGGCCTTGCTGAACTGCTTCAGGCTGAGGAAGCACTTCATCAGGTGCAATATGTGACCTGGTTCGACTTCGCCAGTTCCTTCCTTCTCCCCCTCGCTTCGGTTTGATTGCAAGTCCGTCTTTGATTTCCCATAGCTCGCGAAAAAAGCTTTTGAAGGACATAATTGTGTGGCATAGCAATCCTTCCTGCAGAAATTCAACCCCAACTCACTCAAATAAACAAGCTAGTAAGCAGTAAGCACAGGGAGATTGATTGATATAAAAACCAACCACACAGATTAGATGCTTTGAgtcataatataaaattatattggcAGTGTTGGTAAAGAATCATTTTCAgagtatgatattatattgCAGCAGATACTTCGAATCCTTTCTTTCTGCTGAGTAAGAAACCAATAAACAGATCAACATTCCATCATccttgttaaaataaaaaattagaggcACACATATGTCATCAGCGACCACAAAActttaaacaaacaaaaaagaagaagaagacgaagattGACGAAAAATCAGTACCAAAATTCCCTATCTAAAACGTCAAGAATAATCTCACATGGAACCCTAACATTCCCACAATAGATTCCTGGTTCCATTACTGAAGTCCAGAAACAACCGAATAGATCATTCACAAAACCTGAAAAGAATATTTTCGAAAACTAAGCATCATAACTTTGCAACGTAACTAGTTAGTAGACACGCATgggggaaaagaaagaatcagGAATGTTGAAACGGAAAAGCCCTAATGTAGAACAGGCTTCAGAATccaaagaaacagaaacagaaaacaCAAACAATAACTTAATGCAGTGAGATTGATAAGAGGAATCAACCTATTCAAGAATGGTAAAGATCACGAACATCAAGGAGATAGAGAACAAGCTTAAATCCAACACCAGTGAAGAACCATCGTAAAAACCAGAATCCCGAGACGAcgtcaaatcaaattaagaaaacGATTCGAAACTCGACGCTACTCCACGAATGGACGATTTAAGCAATGCGTAAACTTGAAGACGGCGATTCCACCATcaagaaactaaaagcaaaaacATCAGAAACCAGAGCTTCGTTCGGCTTCAAAGCCATTTTTTGTTGGCtctaaaaaattagttatatAAAAATCTCAATCAACATTCAACagtgagaagaagaagattgacGTAAAATCAATTTGGGAGCGAATCTAGGGCGTGATCGATCACTCTCACGACCTCAAGGACACTGCTTTTCGGACACGTGTTTCTCACGTTTGGGATTTTCTGATTATCATTNtttttttttttttttttttttttttttttttgagagaGGTGGTGAGAAAATCAATCCGATTTGGAGGACAGCAAGGATCACCAATGCCACGTCACACGCTGCCTATTTACAGTATTTGATAACGTTCATACCCATACTATTTGTTTGTACAGAATGGATTATTCCATTTGAACCTTCATTATTTTAGGGGAATAatgtcatttattattattattattattattattattatatatttgttattttaatcgAGTTGTCGTAGGCCCAAGTGAAGATGCTCTTTGAAGT
This sequence is a window from Cucurbita pepo subsp. pepo cultivar mu-cu-16 chromosome LG19, ASM280686v2, whole genome shotgun sequence. Protein-coding genes within it:
- the LOC111780933 gene encoding tubby-like F-box protein 5 isoform X1, yielding MSFKSFFRELWEIKDGLAIKPKRGGEGRNWRSRTRSHIAPDEVLPQPEAVQQGQWANLPPELLLDIIRRVEESETSWPARTAVLFCASVCKSWRNITKEVVKTPEQCGRLTFPISLKQPGPRDSPIQCYVRRHRASSTYRLYSGLVPSENESDKLLLAAKRVRRATGTDFVISLVADDFSWTCNTYVGKLRSNFFGTKFTMYDTQPPVLPVVQQNNQSNRSFHAKQVSPRMSAFNYTIGAISYELNVLRTRGPRRMHCAMHSIPVSCIQQGGNAPTPTSFTACVDDQCSPLPASKGKEPETDASSTCIQGAQVQDLGESLVLKNKAPRWHEQLRCWCLNFRGRVTVASVKNFQLVVDVDPALNVSVEEQEKIILQFGKIGTDIFTMDYRYPLSAFQAFAICLSSFDTKPACE
- the LOC111780933 gene encoding tubby-like F-box protein 5 isoform X2; translated protein: MLEGTEHLRPIVYTPDWCLVAENESDKLLLAAKRVRRATGTDFVISLVADDFSWTCNTYVGKLRSNFFGTKFTMYDTQPPVLPVVQQNNQSNRSFHAKQVSPRMSAFNYTIGAISYELNVLRTRGPRRMHCAMHSIPVSCIQQGGNAPTPTSFTACVDDQCSPLPASKGKEPETDASSTCIQGAQVQDLGESLVLKNKAPRWHEQLRCWCLNFRGRVTVASVKNFQLVVDVDPALNVSVEEQEKIILQFGKIGTDIFTMDYRYPLSAFQAFAICLSSFDTKPACE